In a single window of the Atlantibacter hermannii genome:
- the erfK gene encoding ErfK/YbiS/YcfS/YnhG family protein translates to MLRLLIVSFLLLVSTLRVAWATTYPLPPEGSRLVGSNVTITVPEGNTEPLEYFAAMYGLGLSNMLEANPGVDPYLPKPGSQLIIPQQVILPDTPRKGIVVNSAEMRLYYYPPDSDTVVVLPIGIGQAGRETPRNWVTKVERKQEAPSWTPTANTRREYAKEGITLPAFVPAGPDNPMGLYAIYIGRLYAIHGTNANFGIGLRVSQGCIRLRDDDIKFLFDNVPVGTRVQLIDQPVKTTVEPDGSRWLEVHEPLSRNRTEFESDKKVPITLTSTLRKEIKSPDANEQLVTEALERRSGMPVQINASTGGIAF, encoded by the coding sequence ATGCTTCGTTTATTGATTGTTTCATTTTTACTTCTGGTTTCGACACTGCGTGTCGCCTGGGCGACAACCTATCCATTGCCTCCTGAAGGCAGCCGCCTGGTAGGCAGTAACGTGACCATTACGGTGCCCGAAGGCAATACTGAGCCGCTGGAGTATTTCGCAGCGATGTATGGGCTCGGGCTGAGTAACATGCTGGAAGCCAATCCGGGCGTGGACCCGTATTTGCCGAAACCGGGCAGCCAGTTGATTATTCCCCAGCAGGTGATCCTGCCGGATACGCCACGCAAAGGGATTGTGGTTAACAGCGCGGAGATGCGTCTTTACTACTATCCGCCGGACAGCGACACCGTGGTGGTGCTGCCAATTGGCATCGGCCAGGCGGGCAGGGAGACGCCGCGTAACTGGGTGACTAAAGTGGAACGCAAACAGGAAGCCCCGTCCTGGACGCCCACTGCCAATACCCGTCGCGAATATGCAAAAGAAGGCATTACCTTACCGGCGTTTGTTCCGGCCGGACCGGATAACCCAATGGGTCTGTATGCCATCTATATTGGCCGTTTGTATGCCATCCACGGCACTAATGCCAATTTCGGTATTGGTTTGCGTGTGAGCCAGGGCTGTATCCGTCTGCGCGATGATGACATTAAATTCCTGTTTGATAATGTCCCGGTGGGAACCCGCGTACAGCTGATCGATCAACCGGTGAAAACCACCGTTGAGCCGGATGGAAGCCGCTGGCTGGAAGTGCACGAACCGCTGTCGCGCAACCGTACGGAATTTGAATCGGATAAAAAAGTGCCCATTACGCTGACGTCTACATTGCGTAAAGAGATCAAAAGCCCGGATGCCAACGAGCAGTTGGTCACGGAAGCGCTTGAACGCCGCTCCGGCATGCCGGTACAAATCAACGCTTCAACGGGTGGTATAGCTTTCTGA
- the sitA gene encoding iron/manganese transport system periplasmic binding protein SitA, giving the protein MTFTGRWRNAILIASLAGGVLLSFQASAQEKFKAVTTFTVIADMAKNVAGDVAEVESITKPGAEIHEYQPTPGDIKRAQGAKLILANGMNLELWFQKFYQHLKGVPEVVVTRGITPVAIGNGPYQGKPNPHAWMSPDNAMIYVDNIRDAFIQYDPANAGTYRANAQRYKEKIAATLAPLHQKLDELPAGQRWLVTSEGAFSYLARDMGLKELYLWPINADQQGTPQQVRNVVDTIKRENIPTIFSESTVSDKPARQVARETSAHYGGVLYVDSLSSADGPVPTYIDLLRVTTDTIVTGIREGAAP; this is encoded by the coding sequence ATGACATTCACGGGCAGATGGCGCAACGCAATCCTGATCGCCTCACTGGCTGGCGGCGTATTGCTGTCGTTTCAGGCCAGCGCACAGGAGAAATTCAAAGCGGTAACGACATTCACCGTGATTGCCGATATGGCAAAAAATGTCGCGGGCGACGTCGCGGAGGTGGAGTCCATTACTAAACCCGGTGCGGAAATTCATGAATACCAGCCTACGCCCGGCGATATCAAACGTGCCCAGGGCGCAAAGCTTATCCTGGCAAATGGCATGAATCTCGAACTGTGGTTTCAAAAGTTTTACCAGCATCTGAAAGGTGTACCGGAGGTGGTGGTCACCCGAGGCATCACGCCAGTCGCGATTGGCAATGGGCCCTATCAGGGAAAACCCAATCCTCATGCCTGGATGTCGCCGGATAACGCGATGATCTATGTCGATAATATCCGCGATGCGTTTATTCAGTACGATCCGGCGAATGCCGGGACCTATCGCGCCAATGCACAGCGTTATAAAGAAAAAATCGCCGCCACCCTCGCGCCATTGCATCAAAAACTCGATGAATTACCCGCCGGGCAGCGCTGGCTGGTCACCAGCGAAGGTGCCTTCTCCTATCTGGCCCGCGATATGGGGCTGAAAGAGTTATATCTTTGGCCAATCAATGCCGATCAGCAGGGTACGCCGCAGCAGGTGCGTAACGTGGTGGATACCATTAAGCGCGAAAATATCCCCACCATTTTTAGTGAAAGTACCGTTTCCGATAAACCCGCCCGTCAGGTTGCCCGGGAAACGAGCGCGCATTATGGCGGTGTGTTGTATGTCGATTCGCTCAGCAGCGCCGACGGTCCGGTACCGACCTATATCGATTTGTTGCGCGTCACCACCGACACCATTGTCACCGGCATTCGCGAGGGGGCAGCACCATGA